The nucleotide window CTGACTCCGAGTCCGCTACGTCCGACTTCGGATCGTCCACCTCGTCCGCGAGCCGCCGCGCGAGCGTCGACTTCCCGGCGTTGGTGTAGCCCGCGAGTGCGACGAGGTCGAACCCGGCGTCCCGGCGCTCGGCCCGCCGCGCCGCCCGGTCGTCGGCGACCTCGTCGAGGGCGCGCTCGGCCGACTCGATCCGCTTTTCGACGTCGAGGACGCGGCTGTCTCCCTCCGGCCGGAGGCGCACGTCCTCGCCGCTGTCGCGGGCGACGGCCTCGCGGAGCCGCGGGAGCTCGTAGCGGAGCCGCGCCAGCTCCAGCTGTCGGTCGGCTGCGCGCGAGTCGGCGGCGTCGGCGAACAGCTCCAACACGAGCCGCGGCCGGTCGATCACCGCGGTCCCGGTCGGCAGCAGGTCCCCGAGCGAGAACGTCTGTCCCGGCGACAGCGAGCCGTCGTAGATCACCGCCTCCGCGTCGGTGTCAGCGACCAACCGCATCAGTTCCTCGGCCTTTCCGCGCCCGAGGTCGTAGGTCGGGTCCTCGCGCCGCCGCTGGGTGACCTCGCCGACCACCGCGTAGCCGGCCGCCGCGGCCAGCTCGCAGATCTCGGCCGTGTCAGGTGGTTCGTCGTCGGCCCGCGCCGCGACGACAGCGGGCGTCGCGTCGGCGGAGGGTGCGTCGGAGTCGGTCAGTGTACCGGAATCGGTCGGCGCGTCGGATTCGGTCGGTGTGTCAGAGTCGGTCGATGCGTCGGGATCAGTCGATGCGTCGCGTTCGTTCGTCGTGGCGTCGTCTCGTGACATGC belongs to Halorubrum sp. DM2 and includes:
- a CDS encoding GTPase, with the protein product MSRDDATTNERDASTDPDASTDSDTPTESDAPTDSGTLTDSDAPSADATPAVVAARADDEPPDTAEICELAAAAGYAVVGEVTQRRREDPTYDLGRGKAEELMRLVADTDAEAVIYDGSLSPGQTFSLGDLLPTGTAVIDRPRLVLELFADAADSRAADRQLELARLRYELPRLREAVARDSGEDVRLRPEGDSRVLDVEKRIESAERALDEVADDRAARRAERRDAGFDLVALAGYTNAGKSTLARRLADEVDDPKSDVADSESEAAGPDAEPTDLAASLSVDDRPFETLSTTTRRATIGDRRALVTDTVGFLDGLPHEAVRSFRATIEAIRRADCALLVVDASDPPDAIRRKLRASLSAIESTDAPVIPVLSKADEVGTEGEVEAEDETEADPLAAAVKAYDAAVADLDPEESPVVESLRDPVPVSVRDEAGFADLAAAVADALPTATATVEAPNGGDAQAALSWAYDRGVVERVDYEGDTVAVDLAGRPAVVDEAERRLTEG